One genomic window of Conger conger chromosome 7, fConCon1.1, whole genome shotgun sequence includes the following:
- the LOC133133186 gene encoding uncharacterized protein LOC133133186, with protein sequence MATAASTAQASQTFKRFKRFNRPTFKRFNCGLPPILTFPQRCVIVIVLIFRLIACSSRCHFLPDDGEGSYFPTAGSQHLLFSGFLDIGRARAPSSSSKDGVPTSSSSVGFIWLTLILLLAGDVELNPGPASPASPAASLDFPPPALLSSAGRGGPALAAIGLVSGLLAPLACFGGGLLADLQSLPVCCGGTVEVIAGLSAFPGVGSSREDFAPAAVVARLQPGSVAGRPALPYGAVGLRSGSGLLSTTFASSTATELRSNSWRPEWSGKDTAALCVIPTISPLPVRLPRCASRPSRAVQGNLVVVSTGIALPGSAPSATLGSNDLGSLQDLRAINDLKLLHLNSRSLLPKMDFINCMIVDAAPDILVITESWLSGKISNSDVSIAGFNLLRSDRRAKGGGVAIFVREHLAVQVLVSSTVPKCFECLVLDVFLVGGVHIVVAGVYRPPSAPTSALDELGKVLSMYASSELVVLGDLNLDWLSDSCTSL encoded by the coding sequence ATGGCGACCGCAGCGTCCACTGCTCAAGCGAGTCAAACTTTTAAACGTTTTAAACGTTTTAACCGCCCTACTTTTAAACGTTTCAATTGTGGATTGCCTCCTATTTTAACTTTTCCACAAAGATGCGtgattgtcattgttttaatcTTTCGCCTGATCGCTTGCTCGTCACGCTGTCACTTCTTGCCTGACGATGGGGAGGGAAGCTACTTCCCGACTGCAGGTAGCCAACATCTCCTGTTCTCCGGGTTCCTGGATATTGGCCGTGCCAGAGCCCCATCATCATCTAGTAAGGATGGGGTCCCTACGTCGAGCTCTTCTGTTGgattcatttggctgacgctgaTACTCCTCTTGGCCGGTGACGTTGAGCTAAACCCTGGCCCAGCTAGCCCAGCTAGCCCAGCAGCTAGCTTGGACTTTCCTCCACCTGCGCTGCTTTCTTCGGCGGGCCGTGGCGGTCCCGCACTGGCGGCGATTGGCCTGGTGTCTGGGTTGCTGGCTCCTCTGGCCTGCTTCGGTGGAGGTCTGCTGGCTGATTTGCAGTCTCTTCCGGTATGCTGCGGCGGGACTGTTGAGGTGATCGCCGGACTGTCGGCCTTTCCTGGCGTTGGTTCATCCCGGGAGGATTTCGCTCCTGCTGCGGTGGTGGCTCGTCTTCAGCCCGGATCCGTAGCAGGGCGGCCTGCGCTTCCCTACGGCGCAGTTGGGCTTCGGAGCGGCAGCGGACTATTGTCAACAACGTTTGCCTCGAGTACAGCAACTGAGTTGCGGAGCAACAGCTGGCGTCCTGAATGGTCCGGTAAGGATACCGCGGCTTTGTGTGTCATCCCCACTATCAGCCCCCTCCCAGTACGTCTTCCTCGTTGTGCTTCCAGGCCAAGCAGAGCTGTGCAGGGAAACCTGGTGGTTGTTTCTACTGGTATTGCCTTGCCCGGCTCTGCTCCTTCTGCTACTCTGGGATCTAATGATTTGGGGTCATTGCAGGACCTGCGGGCCATAAATGATTTGAAGCTTCTGCACCTAAATTCGAGGAGTTTGCTGCCCAAGATGGATTTCATTAACTGTATGATTGTCGATGCCGCCCCCGACATACTTGTTATTACCGAGTCTTGGTTGTCTGGGAAAATTTCCAACTCGGATGTTTCTATTGCCGGTTTTAATTTGCTTAGATCTGATAGGAGAGCTAAAGGAGGTGGAGTGGCTATATTTGTCAGGGAACACCTAGCCGTACAGGTCCTTGTGTCCTCCACCGTCccgaaatgttttgagtgtttagttttagatgtttttttggttgGTGGCGTCCATATTGTGGTTGCTGGTGTTTATCGCCCACCCTCTGCGCCAACTTCAGCATTAGATGAGTTGGGGAAGGTGTTATCTATGTATGCCTCTTCCGAATTGGTGGTGCTGGGCGATTTAAACCTGGACTGGCTCTCTGATAGCTGTACTAGTCTTTAA